From Veillonella dispar, one genomic window encodes:
- a CDS encoding DUF1934 domain-containing protein, with the protein MKRVLVSVKSVQRDMDGKDTVVELISPGTSHEKGNAQYVRYEESSVTGLDGVKTTIKIHDDSIVLLRTGAVNMRHQYVRGEERESVYETPYGDLHMAVNTHELTVDFHEGVGHVHLGYDISVEGEWQFYNQLDIDVREDTEHGNEGNPEIGD; encoded by the coding sequence ATGAAGCGGGTTCTAGTGTCCGTAAAAAGTGTACAACGAGATATGGACGGCAAGGATACCGTAGTGGAACTGATTTCCCCAGGTACATCACATGAAAAGGGTAATGCCCAGTATGTGCGTTACGAAGAATCTAGTGTGACTGGCTTAGATGGGGTAAAGACGACCATTAAAATCCATGATGACTCTATTGTATTGCTTCGAACAGGGGCTGTTAATATGCGTCATCAATATGTCCGTGGTGAAGAGCGCGAATCCGTGTATGAAACACCGTATGGTGATTTGCACATGGCCGTGAATACTCATGAATTAACAGTAGACTTTCACGAAGGTGTAGGTCATGTTCATTTAGGATATGACATTTCCGTCGAAGGTGAATGGCAATTTTATAATCAGTTAGATATAGACGTGCGGGAGGATACAGAGCATGGAAATGAAGGAAATCCTGAAATCGGGGATTGA